A genome region from Paradevosia shaoguanensis includes the following:
- a CDS encoding SGNH/GDSL hydrolase family protein gives MIPTRLIENSLRYKADRMLRLAQQGGKPVDMVSPPTVTLGAGNSATTLPGSVQQILTPSPIFTQGAIKSAIGVTKAGWSHFTNAAQDIYYPAGIEGAAGARRGGMLGYVFATDAPAIELLVLATSANSNEYRLWINDKPVTAIVQTITADSSFRRLKIDNGGNPIGKIMFETGFYISFCGVALGANYSVWPVRTDTPRLMIVGDSYAVGTGGTKLGSGFAYQMGQRLGIADCWVSGESGMGYCRPGQQSGKTALQKLAVDVTAFAPDWVVVCLGINDYDFAAGQVETDASAYLAALLAALPNAGVTVIGPWTAPGMVVPAAVATAIANAAAAQADAVASRRLRYFDTRADGWQLGTGRTTSVSGTGNSNIYIGSDGVHPVQAGHDYLGMRAAHAVTEHLLVATA, from the coding sequence ATGATCCCGACGCGGCTTATCGAAAACAGCCTGCGCTACAAGGCCGATCGTATGCTGCGGCTGGCACAGCAGGGTGGGAAACCGGTCGACATGGTCTCCCCGCCAACGGTGACGCTGGGCGCCGGCAACAGCGCGACGACGCTTCCGGGAAGCGTGCAGCAGATTCTGACGCCGAGCCCGATCTTCACGCAGGGCGCGATCAAGTCGGCCATTGGCGTGACCAAGGCCGGGTGGAGCCATTTCACCAATGCGGCGCAGGACATCTACTACCCGGCCGGCATCGAAGGAGCGGCTGGTGCTCGACGCGGCGGCATGCTCGGCTACGTGTTCGCCACCGACGCGCCGGCAATCGAATTGCTGGTACTGGCGACTTCCGCCAACAGCAATGAATACCGGCTCTGGATCAACGACAAGCCGGTAACAGCGATCGTGCAGACCATCACCGCGGATTCCAGCTTCCGGCGGCTCAAGATCGACAATGGCGGCAATCCCATTGGCAAGATCATGTTCGAGACTGGCTTCTACATCAGCTTCTGCGGTGTGGCGCTGGGGGCCAACTACTCAGTCTGGCCAGTGCGGACCGATACGCCGCGGCTGATGATTGTGGGAGATAGCTATGCCGTGGGAACGGGTGGGACCAAGCTGGGCAGCGGCTTCGCCTACCAGATGGGGCAGCGGCTGGGCATTGCCGATTGCTGGGTGAGCGGGGAAAGCGGCATGGGCTATTGCCGTCCCGGCCAGCAGAGCGGCAAGACGGCGCTGCAGAAGCTGGCCGTAGACGTGACGGCGTTTGCTCCCGATTGGGTGGTCGTGTGCCTGGGCATCAACGACTATGACTTCGCGGCTGGCCAGGTCGAGACGGATGCTTCGGCTTATCTCGCGGCACTGCTGGCCGCCCTGCCCAATGCAGGTGTGACGGTGATCGGGCCCTGGACGGCGCCGGGGATGGTCGTTCCGGCTGCCGTTGCCACGGCGATCGCCAATGCGGCGGCGGCGCAGGCGGATGCGGTGGCGAGCAGGCGGCTACGCTATTTCGATACACGGGCCGACGGCTGGCAGCTTGGTACCGGGCGCACGACGTCGGTTTCGGGCACGGGCAATTCGAACATCTATATCGGCTCCGATGGCGTGCATCCGGTCCAGGCCGGGCACGACTACCTCGGCATGCGGGCCGCGCACGCCGTCACGGAGCACCTGCTGGTGGCGACGGCCTGA